From the Candidatus Sericytochromatia bacterium genome, the window GCGGCGGCCTTCACGGCCCAGGGTGCGTCCAAGCAGCAAGTGGTCGTCAAGCTGAAAGGCACCCGCGTCCCGCAGACTCTCCTGCGTCAGGGCCGGGGCGCCCCGCGCGTGACTTCGCGGATCCAACCGCTGCGGGCCCTCGTGGTCGACGCCGCGCCTGGCGCGGACGTCTCTGCCTTGCTGGCGAGCCTGCGCGCCGATGACGCGGTGGCCTACGCGCACCCTGTTCAGCTGGCCATGATTGAAAAAGAAGTCGACGATCCCAAGCTGGCCTCGCAGTACTCCTTGAAGATCACCCAGACCGACCTGGCCTGGGACACCCAGATGGGCAACCCCGGCACCGTCGTGGCAATCGTGGACTCCGGCATCGACATGGGGCATCCGGACCTCAAGGCCAAGATCGTGCCCGAGAGCTACAACGTACTCGACAAGGACAACAACCCCAAGGATGACCACGGCCACGGCACGCACTGCGCCGGCATCGCCGCCGCCATTGCCAACAACGCCGAGGGCGTCGCCGGTGTGGCGCCCGGGGTGGGCCTGATGTCCGTGAAGGTGCTGGATGCCAAGGGCCGTGGCTCCGACGCGACGATCGCCGAAGGGGTCGTCTACGCGGCCGACAAGGGCGCCAAGGTCATCTCGATGAGCCTGGGCCTCTACAAGCGCTCGCAGGTGCTGGAAGAGGCCCTGGAATACGCCCTCAAGAAGGACGTGGTGCTGGTGGCCTCCGCGGGCAACAACAACGCGCTGAACGAGCCGGTCAGCGCGCCGCACCTGCCCTCGACCCATCCGGGCGTGATCGAGGTGGCGGCCTCCGACGACAAGGATCAGAAGGCGCGCTTCTCGAACTTCGGCAAGACCGTCTCGGTCGCCGCACCCGGGGTGAACATCCTCTCAACCCTGCCCACCTATTCTGCGGGCCGGGAGAAGACCTACGGCACCATGAGCGGCACCTCGATGGCGGCTCCCTTCGTGGCGGGTCTGGCCGGTCTGGTGCGCAGCCAGTTCCCCCAGATGACGCAGGCGGAGGTCAAGGCCCACATCGAGAAGACGGCCGACGACCTCGGCCAGCCCGGCTTCGACGAGATGTTCGGCCACGGCCGGGTGAACGCCCTGAAGGCCGTGACGCCCGCGCCGGCGCGTCGCTGAACCTCGAAAGCCCGCAAGGCCCCCTCCCAGGCGGAGGGGGCCTTCTTCTTTGTTATGTCTCAAAGGCAGATGGGACGTGCATCACAACCCGTTTTGGAAATTGGGGATCGGGGTCACACCGCCGGGGCACGGGGAGCGGCCTGAATGAGCCTTCATGCGCTTTCTGGGGAACGTAAAAAAGTCTCAGATCGTGTGCTAGCGCGCACTTCTGGCGATTGGCCCCGGTGTTACGATACGAGCATATCCGCCACGCATCGAACCGCGATGCAAACGACTGAGTGAGAATCGATGGCCCAGACACCTCGGGAAAGGATTTTCCCTACGCCCCGCCCAGCCCTGGCAGTCGTCCCAGGCGATCGTGAGCAGGTGAAATTGACAAGGATGCAGCACAAGATCCGCGAGTTTCTGGACCATCTTCTGGTCGACCGTGGCCTGGCGGAGAACACCATCTCGGCCTATCACAACGACCTCACGCAGTACCTCGGGCACTGCGAGGCGCTCGGCTTGAAGTCGTGGTCGGAGACGAACCAGGGCCACATCGCCGACTTTCTTCAGACGTTGAAGGAGAAAGGGCTGTCGGCTTCCAGCGCGGCGCGCAAGCTGGCGGCGCTGAAGACCTTTTACCATTACCTGCTGCAGACCAGCGTGATTGTCGACAACCCGGCCGTTTCGCTCGAACGCCCCAAGACGGGTCGCTACCTGCCCAAGGTGCTGTCGCGCGGTGAAGTCGAGCAACTGCTCAACCAGTCGACGCTGGCGCCCCGCGAGCGGGCCATTCTGGAACTTCTCTACAGCGGCGGGCTGCGCGTGTCGGAGCTGACGCGGGTCAATATCTCGGATGTGAACCTGCACGAAGGCCACCTGCGGATGGTTGGCAAGGAGAGCAAGGAGCGCATCATTCCGCTGTCCGAGACCGCGATCCAGGCGATCGAGGTGTACTTGAAGCAGGTGCGCCCCTCGCAGAAGAGCCGCCCGCAGGAGCGCGCCCTGTTTTTGAACTACGCCGGCCGGCGCCTGTCGCGCCAGTGCATCTGGAAGATCGTCAAGGAAGCCGCTCGCACGGGCCACGTGCCGCACGACATCACGCCGCACACCTTGCGCCACTCCTTCGCGATCCACCTGATCGAACGCGGTGTCGACATCCGCTCGGTGCAGGAGTTGCTCGGTCACGCCGACATCTCCACCACCCAGATCTACGCCCACGCCTCCAAGCGTCGGCTCAAGGGCGGCGTCGAGCGCAGCGCCTGAGCGCCAACCGCTTTCCAGGTCAGGCCCCCGCTTGCGGGGGCTTTTTTTTGTGCCGGCGCGGCTGTTCTTCCTGCCCGGGCGGGCTACAATGACGGCGTCCGAGAGAGGAAGACGCCATGCCCGAAGCCGTGATCGTTGCCGCCGTTCGCACCCCGATTGCCCGCTACGGCGGGGCCTTGAAGGACGTCCGTCCGGATGACCTGGCCGCCCTGGTGATCCGCGAGGCTGTGGCGCGCGCCGGCATCGCGCCCGACAGCGTGGAGGACGTGGTCTTCGGCTGCAGCAACCAGGCCGGTGAGGACAACCGCAACGTGGCGCGCATGGCTGCCTTGCTGGCGGGGTTGCCGATCGGCGTGCCCGGTCAGACGGTCAACCGGCTCTGTGGCAGCGGCCTGCAGGCCATCATCACGGCGGCGCATGCGATCCGCGCCGGCGAGGGCGAGGTCTTCTTGGCCGGCGGCGTCGAGTCGATGACGCGCGCGCCGTTGGTGGCCTTGAAGCCGGACAGTGCTTTTCCCCGCGGCAACATGAGCCTGGTCGACACCACCATCGGCTGGCGCTTCACCAACCCGGCGCTGGCCGCGCTGCACGAGCCGATCAGCATGGGCGAGACGGCCGAGCGGGTCGCCGCGCAGTGGCGGATCGCGCGGGAAGACCAGGACGCCTTCGCGCTCGAAAGCCAGCGCCGCGCCGCCGCTGCGATCGCCACCGGGCGCTTCCGCGACGAGATCGTGCCCGTGCCGGTTCCCCAGGGCAAGGGGCAGACCCTGCTGTTCGACACCGACGAGCACCCGCGCGAGACCACCCTGGAGAAGCTGGGCGCGCTCAAGCCGGCCTTCGTCAAGGCCAACGGCAGCGTGACGGCCGGCAATGCCTCGGGCGTCAACGACGGGGCCTCCGCCGTGGTGCTGATGAGCGATGCGCGCGCCCGCGCGCTGGGGCTGCGGCCACTGGCGCGCGTGGTGGCCTCGGCCGTGACCGGGGTCGACCCGGCCATCATGGGCATCGGGCCTGTCAGCGCCACCCGCAAGGCGCTCACGCGGGCGGGCCTCGCGGTGGAGGCGCTGGATCTGGTGGAGCTGAACGAGGCCTTCGCCGCGCAGGGGCTGGCCTGCCTGCGGGAACTGGGGCTGGACCCCGAGAAGACCAACGTCAGCGGCGGGGCGATCGCCCTGGGCCACCCGCTGGGTGCCTCCGGGGCGCGCCTGGTGACCACCCTGCTGCACGAGCTGAACCGCCGCGAGGGCCGCTACGGGCTCGCCACCATGTGCGTGGGCGTGGGGCAGGGGATTGCGGCGATCTTTGAACGCGTGACCCCCGACTGAGCCACCCCGCGCGGGGCGGCCCAGCGCGTCAGCGGCGGCGACGGCCGGTCTGATCCGCCGGGGACGGGTGGTTGCTCGCGGGCCCCACGAAAGCGGCCAGGTCTTCCAGGCGATTCGCGTTGGCGCTGAACAGGCTCAGGAAGGCCTGACCATCCAGCGTGTCGGAGGCCACGGCGTCGCCGGCCGCTCGGGCGCGGCGGGGGCGGCGGGTCGTTTCGGCGACCGCGGGCAGATCCATCGGCTCCACCGCGTGGACCAGGCTCTGCCAGCTGGGTGGCCAGTCGTTGGCCACGGCCGGCAGGGCCACCGCCGGCGGCGTGTCGGGGCCTTCCAGCGGTCGGGCGGGGCGAGCGACCTCGACCCCGCGCTTGGCCAGCCAGCGCGCCCGTTCGCGGCGCCCGCTGGCCGTGCCTGGCATCGGCAAGCGTCCCAACCACGCGGTCAGGGCCGCCAGCGGCGTGCCGGCGGAGACCGCTTTGCCTTGTTCCAGCAGGGTGGCGATCGGGGGGGGCAGGGTCAGGTCCATGGGGTGGAACTCCGGAACGGGTGGCTGCAAGGCCCCCGGGGTTTCATCACGTCGGGCCGCGGGGCGGCGCGGGTCATGTCATCGAGCGGGTGGATTCTAGCGTGGATGGCCGGTCGGGCGCTGTGCGTTACGTCACCCGTGGGGGCGCGCTTGGGGGACGCAAAGGACCTGACCACGCGGCTCATGGACAAGCCTGCCAAGGTGTCGCACAATGACCAGGTATTCCGCGGCAATGACGCCGTGAGGCAGAAAGGCAGGATCCTTCGTGACCATGACGCTCGAACAGACGCCCCACCCCATGTGGATCAACGGCGCGCAGGCGCCGGGACAGTCCGGTCAATCTCTGGCGATCACCAACCCCGCCACCAACGAGGCGATCGCGCAGGTGGCGGTGGCCGCCGAGGCCGACGTCGATGCTGCGGTGCAGGCCGCCCGCGCCGCCTTCGAGGGTGCCTGGGCCAAGGTGTCGGCCGCCAAGCGGGCCAAGCTGCTCGGCAAGCTGGCCGATGCGATCCGCAGCCAGCTCGACGCGCTGGCCGAGCTGGAGACGCGCAACACCGGCAAGCCGATCAGCGCCTCCAAGGGCGAGATGTCGCACGCCGCGGATGTTTTCGACTACTACGCCGGTCTCGCCGGCAAGGTGCAGGGCGAGACGGTGCCCTGCCCGCCCAACTTCATGGCCTACACGCAG encodes:
- a CDS encoding S8 family peptidase; translation: MATTRHHVILLAALLSTGCGLQQLDRAPISQQSASTRFPAAAFTAQGASKQQVVVKLKGTRVPQTLLRQGRGAPRVTSRIQPLRALVVDAAPGADVSALLASLRADDAVAYAHPVQLAMIEKEVDDPKLASQYSLKITQTDLAWDTQMGNPGTVVAIVDSGIDMGHPDLKAKIVPESYNVLDKDNNPKDDHGHGTHCAGIAAAIANNAEGVAGVAPGVGLMSVKVLDAKGRGSDATIAEGVVYAADKGAKVISMSLGLYKRSQVLEEALEYALKKDVVLVASAGNNNALNEPVSAPHLPSTHPGVIEVAASDDKDQKARFSNFGKTVSVAAPGVNILSTLPTYSAGREKTYGTMSGTSMAAPFVAGLAGLVRSQFPQMTQAEVKAHIEKTADDLGQPGFDEMFGHGRVNALKAVTPAPARR
- the xerA gene encoding site-specific tyrosine recombinase/integron integrase, translating into MQHKIREFLDHLLVDRGLAENTISAYHNDLTQYLGHCEALGLKSWSETNQGHIADFLQTLKEKGLSASSAARKLAALKTFYHYLLQTSVIVDNPAVSLERPKTGRYLPKVLSRGEVEQLLNQSTLAPRERAILELLYSGGLRVSELTRVNISDVNLHEGHLRMVGKESKERIIPLSETAIQAIEVYLKQVRPSQKSRPQERALFLNYAGRRLSRQCIWKIVKEAARTGHVPHDITPHTLRHSFAIHLIERGVDIRSVQELLGHADISTTQIYAHASKRRLKGGVERSA
- a CDS encoding thiolase family protein, with amino-acid sequence MPEAVIVAAVRTPIARYGGALKDVRPDDLAALVIREAVARAGIAPDSVEDVVFGCSNQAGEDNRNVARMAALLAGLPIGVPGQTVNRLCGSGLQAIITAAHAIRAGEGEVFLAGGVESMTRAPLVALKPDSAFPRGNMSLVDTTIGWRFTNPALAALHEPISMGETAERVAAQWRIAREDQDAFALESQRRAAAAIATGRFRDEIVPVPVPQGKGQTLLFDTDEHPRETTLEKLGALKPAFVKANGSVTAGNASGVNDGASAVVLMSDARARALGLRPLARVVASAVTGVDPAIMGIGPVSATRKALTRAGLAVEALDLVELNEAFAAQGLACLRELGLDPEKTNVSGGAIALGHPLGASGARLVTTLLHELNRREGRYGLATMCVGVGQGIAAIFERVTPD